A DNA window from Streptomyces sp. 71268 contains the following coding sequences:
- a CDS encoding DNA-formamidopyrimidine glycosylase family protein, whose translation MPEGDTVWRTAHRLHAALAGKPLTRWELRAPTGASLRPDARGNRRPRLPETDLTGRHVHEVVPRGKHLLARVEGGLTLHSHLRMDGAWYVYDSGERWRGGPGHQIRAVLGVADRTAVGYRLPVLGLLPTAEEHTVVGHLGPDLLGPDWDPDEALRRVLATPRRALGEALLDQRNLAGIGNVYKAELCFLLRVSPWSPVADLGISARQRLMPLAKKLLEVNKARPTRITTAERHPDHRLWVYGRAGKPCTRCGTAIRVAQQTSPDDPNSTPARITYWCPRCQPGPGPEPAP comes from the coding sequence ATGCCCGAAGGAGACACGGTCTGGCGCACCGCACACCGCCTCCACGCCGCGTTGGCGGGCAAGCCCCTGACCCGTTGGGAGCTACGCGCTCCGACCGGCGCCAGCCTGCGCCCCGACGCCCGCGGCAACCGGCGCCCCCGCCTCCCCGAGACCGACCTGACCGGACGGCACGTGCACGAGGTCGTACCGCGCGGCAAGCACCTGCTCGCCCGCGTCGAGGGGGGCCTCACGCTCCACTCGCACCTGCGGATGGACGGCGCCTGGTACGTCTACGACAGCGGTGAGCGCTGGCGCGGCGGCCCGGGGCACCAGATCCGGGCGGTGCTCGGGGTGGCGGACCGTACGGCCGTCGGCTACCGGTTGCCCGTGCTCGGCCTCCTGCCCACCGCCGAGGAGCACACCGTCGTCGGCCACCTCGGCCCGGACCTGCTGGGCCCGGACTGGGACCCGGACGAGGCGCTGCGCCGCGTACTCGCCACACCGCGCCGAGCACTCGGCGAAGCGCTGCTGGACCAGCGCAACCTCGCGGGCATCGGCAACGTGTACAAGGCCGAGCTGTGCTTCCTGCTCCGGGTCAGCCCGTGGTCGCCGGTGGCCGATCTCGGCATATCAGCACGCCAGCGACTGATGCCACTGGCCAAGAAGTTGCTGGAGGTCAACAAGGCGCGCCCCACCCGGATCACCACTGCCGAGCGCCACCCCGACCACCGGCTGTGGGTCTACGGCCGCGCGGGCAAACCGTGTACGCGCTGCGGCACGGCCATCCGCGTGGCCCAACAGACCAGCCCTGACGACCCGAACAGCACCCCGGCCCGCATCACCTACTGGTGCCCCCGCTGCCAGCCGGGCCCCGGGCCCGAGCCGGCACCGTAA
- a CDS encoding DNA starvation/stationary phase protection protein translates to MTVVKSSLPESDRKTVGDALQGALVDLVDLSLVAKQVHWNVIGPRFRSIHLQLDDVVESARTHTDTVAERASAIGVSPDGRAETVAKTSGIENVKDGWIKDTEAVQILVGALNAVIGRMRERIAATDKPDPVSQDILIGLTADLEKHAWMFQAEAG, encoded by the coding sequence ATGACTGTCGTCAAGAGCTCGCTGCCCGAGTCGGACCGGAAGACCGTCGGCGACGCGCTCCAGGGTGCGCTGGTGGACCTGGTGGATCTGTCCCTGGTGGCCAAGCAGGTGCACTGGAACGTGATCGGCCCCCGGTTCCGCTCCATCCACCTGCAGCTCGACGATGTGGTGGAGTCCGCGCGGACACACACCGACACCGTGGCCGAGCGCGCGTCCGCGATCGGCGTGAGCCCCGACGGCCGAGCCGAGACCGTCGCCAAGACGAGCGGCATCGAGAACGTCAAGGACGGTTGGATCAAGGACACCGAGGCCGTGCAGATCCTGGTCGGGGCGCTCAACGCGGTCATCGGCCGGATGCGCGAGCGCATCGCGGCCACCGACAAGCCCGACCCGGTGTCGCAGGACATCCTCATCGGCCTGACCGCGGACCTTGAGAAGCACGCCTGGATGTTCCAGGCGGAGGCCGGCTGA
- a CDS encoding helix-turn-helix transcriptional regulator — protein MILLRRLLGDVLRRQRQRQGRTLREVSSSARVSLGYLSEVERGQKEASSELLSAICDALDVRMSQVMREVSDELALAELARSAAASEPVPAPMRPRLNSVSVTSVTSVPEERVTIKAPTEAVNVVAA, from the coding sequence ATGATTCTGCTCCGTCGCCTGCTGGGTGACGTGCTGCGCCGACAGCGTCAGCGCCAGGGCCGGACGCTGCGCGAGGTCTCCTCGTCCGCCCGGGTGTCCCTGGGATACCTCTCAGAAGTCGAGCGAGGACAGAAGGAAGCGTCCTCCGAACTGCTCTCCGCCATCTGCGACGCCCTGGATGTACGCATGTCCCAGGTGATGCGCGAAGTGAGCGACGAGCTGGCGCTCGCCGAGCTGGCGCGGTCCGCCGCGGCGAGCGAGCCGGTGCCGGCGCCGATGCGGCCACGCCTGAACTCCGTGTCCGTGACCTCGGTGACGTCCGTCCCGGAGGAGCGGGTCACCATCAAGGCGCCCACCGAGGCGGTCAACGTGGTCGCCGCCTAG
- a CDS encoding nicotinamide-nucleotide amidohydrolase family protein, with protein sequence MLTTLGARGESVAVAESLTGGLLAAALTDAPGASRSFRGSVTAYATEVKAGVLGVDEALLAARGAVDAEVAAQMARGVRRVVGADWALATTGVAGPEPQDGQPVGTVHIAVAGPHDASAATELQLAGNRAEIRARSVTSALELLQSELIENARAQGTEQGGPV encoded by the coding sequence GTGTTGACGACGCTCGGCGCCCGTGGCGAGAGCGTGGCGGTGGCCGAATCGCTGACCGGCGGACTGCTCGCCGCGGCGCTCACGGACGCGCCCGGAGCCTCGCGCTCCTTCCGCGGCTCGGTCACGGCGTACGCCACCGAGGTCAAGGCCGGCGTGCTGGGCGTGGACGAGGCGCTGCTCGCCGCGCGCGGAGCGGTGGACGCCGAGGTCGCGGCCCAGATGGCACGGGGCGTACGACGCGTGGTCGGGGCCGACTGGGCACTCGCCACCACCGGGGTCGCCGGGCCCGAGCCACAGGACGGCCAACCGGTGGGCACCGTCCACATCGCGGTCGCCGGCCCGCACGACGCATCGGCCGCCACGGAGCTGCAACTGGCTGGAAACCGCGCCGAAATCCGAGCACGCAGCGTCACATCCGCCCTCGAACTGCTGCAGAGCGAATTGATTGAGAATGCGAGGGCACAGGGTACGGAACAGGGTGGGCCCGTTTGA
- the pgsA gene encoding CDP-diacylglycerol--glycerol-3-phosphate 3-phosphatidyltransferase, with protein MTGVPASAAGGARTATVTARTAGLWNIANILTMVRLVLVPGFVLLMLHGDGYDPAWRSFAWAAFSVAMITDLFDGQLARRYNLVTDFGKIADPIADKAIMGAALVCLSVLSDLPWWVTGVILFREIGITLMRFWVIKHGVIPASRGGKMKTLAQGTAVGMYILALTGPLATLRFWVMAVAVLLTVVTGLDYVRQAVVLRRAGLAAERERARTRAGTDRESVR; from the coding sequence ATGACCGGAGTCCCGGCCTCCGCGGCGGGAGGCGCCCGTACGGCGACGGTGACCGCCCGCACCGCCGGGCTGTGGAACATCGCCAACATCCTCACCATGGTGCGGCTCGTGCTGGTGCCCGGTTTCGTGCTGCTGATGCTGCACGGCGACGGCTACGACCCGGCCTGGCGCTCCTTCGCCTGGGCGGCGTTCTCGGTAGCGATGATCACCGACCTGTTCGACGGCCAGCTCGCGCGGCGCTACAACCTCGTCACCGACTTCGGGAAGATCGCCGACCCGATAGCGGACAAGGCGATCATGGGAGCGGCGCTGGTCTGCCTGTCCGTGCTGTCCGACCTGCCGTGGTGGGTCACCGGCGTGATCCTCTTCCGCGAGATCGGCATCACCCTGATGCGCTTCTGGGTGATCAAGCACGGCGTCATTCCGGCCAGCCGCGGCGGCAAGATGAAGACGCTGGCGCAGGGCACGGCCGTGGGCATGTACATCCTCGCGCTGACCGGCCCGCTGGCCACCCTGCGTTTCTGGGTGATGGCGGTGGCCGTGCTGCTCACCGTGGTGACCGGCCTGGACTACGTACGCCAGGCCGTCGTGCTGCGCCGCGCCGGCCTCGCCGCCGAGCGCGAACGCGCGCGCACGCGAGCGGGAACGGACCGGGAATCGGTGCGCTGA
- the rimO gene encoding 30S ribosomal protein S12 methylthiotransferase RimO, translated as MPERRTVALVTLGCARNEVDSEELAGRLAADGWELVEEAGEADVAVVNTCGFVEAAKKDSVDALLEANDLKDHGRTQAVVAVGCMAERYGKELADALPEADGVLGFDDYADISDRLRTILSGGVHASHTPRDRRKLLPISPAERQGAGVALPGHGAATTEADQGPQADLADLPAGVAPASGPRAPLRRRLGTSPVASVKLASGCDRRCSFCAIPSFRGSFISRRPADVLTETRWLGEQGVKEIMLVSENNTSYGKDLGDIRLLETLLPELAAVDGIERVRVSYLQPAELRPGLIDVLTSTDKVAPYFDLSFQHSAPGVLRAMRRFGDTDRFLELLDQIRGKDPQAGARSNFIVGFPGESEADFAELERFITEARLDAIGVFGYSDEDGTEAATYDNKLDPELVAERLEHLSRLAEELTAQRAEERLGETVRVLVDRVDESEGTVGRGAHQAPETDGQTTLLTDQELVPGQLVEAKVIASEGVDLVAEPLTDACPEGAAR; from the coding sequence ATGCCCGAACGCCGTACCGTCGCTCTCGTCACTCTTGGCTGCGCCCGTAACGAGGTGGACTCGGAGGAGCTCGCAGGCCGCTTGGCGGCGGATGGCTGGGAGCTCGTCGAGGAAGCCGGCGAAGCCGATGTCGCCGTCGTCAACACCTGTGGCTTCGTCGAGGCCGCCAAAAAGGACTCGGTCGACGCCCTCCTGGAAGCGAACGACCTGAAGGACCACGGCCGCACCCAGGCCGTCGTCGCGGTCGGCTGCATGGCCGAGAGATACGGCAAGGAGCTGGCCGACGCGCTGCCAGAGGCCGACGGCGTGCTCGGATTCGACGACTACGCCGACATCTCCGACCGGTTGCGCACCATCCTCTCCGGTGGTGTGCACGCCTCCCACACCCCGCGCGACCGGCGCAAGCTGCTGCCGATCAGCCCCGCCGAGCGGCAGGGCGCCGGGGTGGCGCTGCCCGGGCACGGCGCCGCGACCACCGAGGCCGACCAGGGACCGCAGGCCGACCTGGCGGACCTCCCGGCCGGCGTGGCCCCCGCCTCGGGGCCGCGCGCGCCGCTCCGGCGCCGCCTGGGCACCAGCCCGGTGGCCTCCGTCAAGCTCGCCTCCGGCTGCGACCGACGCTGTTCCTTCTGCGCGATCCCCTCCTTCCGCGGCTCGTTCATCTCCCGCCGCCCCGCCGACGTGCTCACCGAGACCCGCTGGCTCGGCGAGCAGGGCGTCAAGGAGATCATGCTGGTCTCCGAGAACAACACGTCCTACGGCAAGGACCTCGGCGACATCCGGCTCCTGGAGACGCTGCTGCCCGAGCTGGCCGCGGTGGACGGCATCGAGCGGGTGCGGGTCAGCTACCTGCAACCCGCCGAACTGCGGCCCGGCCTGATCGACGTCCTCACCTCCACGGACAAGGTCGCGCCCTACTTCGACCTCTCCTTCCAGCACTCCGCGCCCGGCGTGCTGCGCGCGATGCGCCGGTTCGGTGACACCGACCGCTTCCTGGAGCTGCTCGACCAGATCCGGGGCAAGGATCCGCAGGCCGGCGCGCGCTCCAACTTCATCGTGGGCTTCCCCGGCGAGAGCGAGGCCGACTTCGCCGAGCTGGAGCGCTTCATCACCGAAGCCCGGCTGGATGCCATCGGCGTCTTCGGGTACTCGGACGAGGACGGCACCGAGGCGGCCACCTACGACAACAAGCTCGACCCGGAACTGGTCGCCGAACGCCTGGAGCACCTCTCCCGACTGGCCGAGGAGCTGACGGCGCAGCGGGCCGAGGAGCGCCTGGGCGAGACCGTGCGGGTGCTCGTGGACCGGGTGGACGAGAGCGAGGGCACCGTCGGCCGGGGCGCGCACCAGGCGCCCGAGACCGACGGGCAGACCACCCTCCTCACCGACCAGGAGCTGGTGCCCGGCCAACTGGTGGAGGCGAAGGTGATCGCGTCGGAAGGCGTGGACCTCGTCGCCGAGCCGCTGACCGACGCGTGTCCCGAGGGGGCGGCCAGATGA
- a CDS encoding RodZ domain-containing protein, giving the protein MSIGNSPADDRPSIGRVLQQARIGARLTVDEVSTATRVRIPIVHGIEQDDFSRCGGDVYARGHIRSLARAVGVDPEPLIAQYDEEHGGRPEPTAAAPLFEAERIRSEPRRPNWTAAMVAAIVAVVGFVGFTLFSGGDEGTGSTAADATDATKPTPSAEKSTKPADPKPDPSESAVAGVPANKVTVKLTAADRQAWISAKDHNGRLLHVGVVQQGASKTFTDSKRIDLVLGDAGAVKLFVNGKEVKDVGEDGQVQRLSYTKGDPEAG; this is encoded by the coding sequence GTGTCCATCGGCAACTCCCCCGCAGACGACCGCCCTTCCATCGGCCGCGTCCTCCAGCAGGCGCGCATCGGCGCCCGGCTGACCGTCGACGAGGTCAGCACCGCCACCCGGGTGCGCATTCCCATCGTGCACGGCATCGAGCAGGACGACTTCTCCCGCTGTGGCGGCGACGTCTACGCCAGGGGGCACATCCGTTCCCTCGCGCGCGCCGTCGGGGTCGATCCCGAGCCGCTCATCGCCCAGTACGACGAGGAACACGGCGGCCGCCCCGAGCCCACCGCCGCCGCGCCGCTCTTCGAGGCCGAACGCATCCGCTCCGAGCCGCGCCGCCCGAACTGGACCGCGGCCATGGTCGCGGCGATCGTGGCCGTCGTCGGGTTCGTCGGCTTCACGCTCTTCAGCGGTGGCGACGAGGGGACGGGCAGCACCGCGGCGGACGCCACCGACGCCACCAAGCCGACCCCGTCGGCGGAGAAGTCCACCAAGCCGGCCGACCCCAAGCCCGACCCGTCCGAGAGCGCCGTCGCCGGCGTGCCCGCCAACAAGGTGACGGTCAAGCTCACCGCCGCCGACCGGCAGGCGTGGATCTCCGCGAAGGACCACAACGGGCGGCTGCTGCACGTCGGCGTGGTCCAGCAGGGCGCGTCGAAGACGTTCACCGACTCCAAGCGGATCGATCTGGTGCTCGGCGACGCCGGCGCGGTCAAGCTCTTCGTCAACGGCAAGGAAGTCAAGGACGTCGGCGAAGACGGCCAGGTCCAGCGCCTGAGCTACACCAAGGGAGACCCCGAGGCGGGCTGA